One Qiania dongpingensis genomic window carries:
- a CDS encoding helix-turn-helix domain-containing protein, with protein sequence MSQPKSPKICNYSYYRTLSLNLKYYRNRLELTQEQTAAKAEISVKYLSQIESSSFNYPPTLEVLFDLANALGVEPFQLFREL encoded by the coding sequence TTGTCTCAGCCAAAGTCTCCTAAAATCTGCAATTACAGCTATTACCGTACTCTATCCCTGAATTTGAAATATTATCGGAACCGCCTGGAGCTTACGCAGGAACAAACTGCCGCAAAAGCAGAAATCTCCGTCAAATATCTGTCTCAGATCGAATCCTCATCCTTTAACTATCCCCCCACCCTTGAGGTTCTTTTTGATCTGGCAAATGCGCTGGGTGTAGAACCCTTCCAGTTATTCAGAGAATTATAG
- the thiF gene encoding sulfur carrier protein ThiS adenylyltransferase ThiF, whose translation MDDAEEEKLTREEIAAAVDSRFPENVRNRLREATVGIAGLGGLGSHIAIMLARSFVGHLLLVDFDRVDVSNLNRQAYGISHLGMEKTKALSQIIKGINPYLDVKIHTVRVDRENAGPLFEECPIVCEAFDRPEEKAMLVNTLLEKCPDTVVISGSGMAGYGSGNEIRAKKVMRRLYLCGDGKTDIADGIGLMAPRVNICAGQQANMAVRLILGEPMP comes from the coding sequence ATGGATGATGCAGAGGAAGAAAAGCTGACAAGAGAAGAAATCGCAGCAGCAGTGGACAGCCGGTTTCCTGAAAATGTGAGAAATAGACTTAGGGAGGCCACAGTCGGCATCGCCGGCCTCGGCGGACTCGGTTCCCATATTGCCATTATGCTGGCAAGGAGTTTCGTGGGACATCTTCTCTTAGTGGATTTCGACCGTGTGGATGTGAGCAATTTGAACCGGCAGGCCTATGGGATATCACACTTGGGCATGGAAAAAACGAAGGCTCTTTCTCAGATCATAAAAGGCATCAACCCTTATCTGGATGTAAAAATCCATACGGTGCGCGTGGACAGAGAAAATGCCGGACCGTTATTTGAAGAGTGCCCGATCGTCTGTGAGGCCTTTGACCGTCCGGAAGAGAAGGCCATGCTTGTGAATACACTGTTAGAGAAGTGTCCGGACACGGTAGTGATATCTGGCTCCGGCATGGCGGGTTATGGAAGCGGAAATGAGATACGGGCAAAAAAGGTGATGAGGCGCCTGTATCTGTGCGGAGACGGAAAGACGGATATTGCGGACGGAATCGGGCTTATGGCTCCCAGGGTGAATATATGCGCGGGTCAGCAGGCGAATATGGCAGTCCGCCTGATTCTCGGAGAACCGATGCCGTGA
- the thiS gene encoding sulfur carrier protein ThiS has protein sequence MIKINGELLDQAEGKSLSAYLSECGYKREMVAVERNGKIVPKSEYDDTVLWDNDEVEIVSFVGGG, from the coding sequence GTGATCAAGATAAACGGCGAGCTTTTGGACCAGGCAGAAGGGAAGTCTCTTTCGGCCTATCTTTCCGAATGCGGCTATAAACGGGAAATGGTTGCAGTGGAACGGAATGGGAAGATCGTACCCAAATCGGAATATGACGATACGGTCCTATGGGACAATGATGAGGTGGAGATAGTCAGTTTTGTAGGCGGGGGCTGA
- a CDS encoding thiamine phosphate synthase, with protein sequence MKFIAVTDRSLCRGSLITQLERILNLPDEAALPKPDMVILREKDLSEAEYEALAGQVILLCREYQTECILHTYPHVSERLEHGKIHLSLPSLERMQESGEWSEIRGIFEKTGVSVHSVSEAERAVCLGADYLTAGHVFSTDCKKGVPPRGLSFLTDVVEAVDRRCPVYGIGGMDRTKLSAVSGTGAEGICIMSGYMKV encoded by the coding sequence ATGAAATTTATTGCGGTCACTGACAGGAGCCTATGCAGAGGATCTCTTATCACTCAGCTGGAACGGATTTTAAATTTGCCGGATGAAGCAGCTCTTCCGAAACCGGATATGGTGATTCTCCGGGAAAAGGATCTTTCGGAAGCGGAGTATGAGGCGTTGGCCGGACAGGTGATTCTTCTGTGCCGTGAGTATCAGACTGAGTGCATCCTTCATACTTATCCCCATGTGTCGGAGAGACTGGAGCACGGGAAGATACATCTCTCTCTTCCGTCACTCGAAAGGATGCAGGAGTCGGGAGAATGGTCTGAAATCAGAGGGATATTTGAAAAGACGGGCGTTTCTGTCCACAGCGTATCGGAAGCGGAGCGGGCGGTCTGCCTGGGGGCAGATTACCTGACGGCCGGACATGTGTTTTCCACAGACTGTAAAAAAGGAGTGCCGCCCAGAGGCCTTTCTTTTTTAACAGACGTGGTGGAGGCGGTGGACCGGAGGTGCCCCGTTTATGGGATTGGCGGAATGGACAGGACAAAGCTTTCTGCCGTCTCAGGGACAGGAGCGGAGGGAATCTGTATCATGTCAGGGTATATGAAGGTGTGA
- a CDS encoding BlaI/MecI/CopY family transcriptional regulator, translating into MNFNELSDAELIIMKIIWDAGRPVQAPEVTRAAAERYGREWARTTVSTYLKILVQKGYLEMTRTGGKTYIYTPLIEEGVYQKQVMNKFSNFWGKGFLKNFVTSLHDEALTDEDIQELKDFLNGVDDSK; encoded by the coding sequence ATGAACTTTAACGAATTATCGGATGCGGAACTGATTATTATGAAAATAATCTGGGACGCCGGCCGTCCTGTCCAGGCTCCGGAGGTTACAAGAGCCGCGGCAGAAAGGTATGGACGGGAATGGGCCAGGACTACGGTATCTACTTATTTGAAGATACTGGTACAGAAAGGGTATCTGGAGATGACACGGACCGGCGGGAAGACGTACATCTATACGCCGTTGATAGAGGAGGGGGTGTATCAGAAGCAGGTGATGAACAAGTTTTCTAACTTTTGGGGAAAGGGTTTTCTGAAAAACTTTGTTACATCATTGCACGATGAGGCTTTGACAGATGAAGATATTCAGGAACTAAAGGACTTTTTGAATGGCGTGGACGATTCTAAGTAG
- a CDS encoding thiazole synthase — MKEDKLIIGGHEFSSRFILGSGKYNLDLVKAAVECAGAEIITLAVRRANSETASILDYIPKGVTLLPNTSGARNAEEAVRIARLARELGCGNFIKIEVIHDSKYLLPDNQETIKATEILAKEGFVVMPYMYPDLNTARALKDAGAASIMPLAAPIGSNKGLCTKDFIQILVDEIELPIIVDAGIGRPSQACEAMEMGVAAVMANTAVATAGDIKFMAGAFKKAIEAGREAYLAGPGRILGRGGAASSPLTGFLRD; from the coding sequence ATGAAAGAGGACAAATTAATAATCGGCGGGCATGAGTTTTCATCCAGGTTTATCCTGGGTTCCGGAAAATATAATCTGGATCTGGTCAAGGCAGCTGTGGAGTGTGCAGGGGCAGAGATCATCACATTGGCTGTCCGCCGGGCGAACAGCGAGACCGCCAGTATACTGGATTATATTCCGAAAGGGGTGACGCTTCTGCCAAATACTTCCGGAGCGAGAAACGCGGAGGAGGCTGTCCGGATCGCCCGCCTGGCCAGGGAATTGGGGTGCGGAAATTTTATAAAGATCGAGGTGATCCACGATTCCAAATATCTGCTCCCCGATAATCAAGAGACGATCAAAGCGACAGAAATTCTGGCAAAGGAAGGTTTTGTCGTGATGCCTTATATGTACCCGGATCTGAATACAGCGAGAGCGCTTAAGGACGCCGGAGCTGCTTCCATCATGCCCTTGGCCGCGCCGATCGGTTCCAATAAGGGGCTTTGTACGAAGGATTTTATCCAAATACTCGTGGATGAGATAGAGCTTCCCATTATCGTGGACGCGGGAATCGGACGTCCCTCCCAGGCATGTGAAGCGATGGAGATGGGAGTAGCCGCAGTCATGGCGAATACGGCGGTGGCGACGGCCGGAGACATAAAGTTCATGGCAGGAGCCTTTAAGAAGGCCATTGAGGCAGGCAGAGAAGCGTATTTGGCGGGACCGGGCAGAATCCTGGGAAGGGGCGGAGCCGCCTCCTCGCCTCTTACCGGATTTTTGAGAGACTGA
- the thiH gene encoding 2-iminoacetate synthase ThiH, whose translation MERTNHMEYMEGMEQISPEVMDEIISRMNAYDYNSYTEQDVRRALAKDNLSPEDFGALLSPAAGPFLEQMAVKAQAETRKHFGSSVYLFTPLYIANYCENFCIYCGFNCHNKIRRAKLDEAGIEKELKAIAETGLEEILILTGESRHMSDVRYIGEACRLAKKYFKMVGIEVYPMNSDEYAYLHECGVDYVTVFQETYNSDKYETLHISGHKRVFPYRINAQERALKGGMRGVAFAALLGLDDFRKDAFATGIHAWLLQRKYPHAEISFSCPRLRPIINNDRINPKDVHEPQLLQVMCAYRLFMPYAGMTISTRERAGFRDHVIGLAATKISAGVSTGVGSHGEEEEQGDDQFEIADIRNVEEVCSAIREQGLEPVMNDYVYL comes from the coding sequence ATGGAACGGACGAATCATATGGAATATATGGAAGGCATGGAGCAGATCTCTCCGGAGGTGATGGATGAGATCATAAGCAGGATGAACGCTTATGATTATAATTCCTATACAGAGCAGGATGTGAGGCGGGCGCTGGCGAAGGATAATCTGAGTCCGGAGGATTTTGGGGCGCTTCTTTCCCCGGCGGCCGGCCCTTTCCTGGAACAGATGGCGGTCAAAGCTCAGGCAGAAACCAGAAAGCATTTTGGAAGCTCCGTATATTTGTTCACTCCGCTTTACATAGCCAATTATTGCGAGAATTTCTGTATTTACTGCGGTTTCAATTGTCATAATAAAATCCGCAGGGCGAAGCTGGACGAGGCCGGCATAGAAAAGGAGCTCAAGGCGATCGCAGAAACGGGATTGGAGGAGATCCTGATCCTGACAGGGGAGAGCCGTCATATGTCCGATGTCCGTTATATCGGGGAGGCATGCCGGCTGGCTAAAAAGTATTTTAAGATGGTCGGAATCGAGGTATATCCGATGAATTCCGATGAATACGCTTATCTTCACGAATGCGGCGTGGATTATGTGACTGTGTTCCAGGAAACATACAATTCCGATAAATATGAGACTTTGCATATTTCAGGACATAAACGGGTATTTCCATATCGGATCAATGCCCAGGAGCGGGCGCTGAAGGGAGGAATGCGGGGAGTAGCTTTTGCGGCGCTTCTCGGCCTGGATGATTTCAGAAAGGACGCCTTCGCTACCGGCATTCATGCATGGCTGCTCCAGAGAAAATATCCCCACGCGGAAATCTCCTTCTCCTGTCCCAGACTTCGGCCTATCATCAACAACGATAGGATCAATCCGAAGGATGTCCACGAGCCGCAGCTTCTGCAGGTGATGTGTGCGTACCGCCTGTTCATGCCTTACGCGGGCATGACAATCTCCACCAGAGAAAGGGCAGGCTTCCGTGACCATGTGATAGGCTTAGCGGCGACAAAGATTTCGGCAGGAGTCAGCACTGGCGTAGGCAGCCATGGGGAGGAAGAGGAACAGGGAGACGACCAGTTTGAGATCGCGGATATCAGAAATGTGGAAGAGGTGTGCTCAGCGATTCGGGAACAGGGGCTGGAGCCGGTGATGAATGATTACGTATATCTTTAA
- a CDS encoding HD domain-containing protein, producing MECVSDIMAAPVFQSMDRYIQHGNTTTKAHCIQVSYLSYRICRRYSWDYMAAARAGLLHDLFLYDWHTEKNHIHGFTHPRVAMENAKKYFDITPHEQNIILRHMWPLTPVPPKSREGIVIVYADKFCGVSEMYGRVKQAVLRAVHA from the coding sequence ATGGAATGTGTGTCGGATATCATGGCCGCTCCGGTATTTCAGTCCATGGACCGGTATATTCAGCATGGAAATACTACGACAAAGGCACACTGTATCCAGGTTTCCTATCTGAGCTACCGCATCTGCAGGAGATATTCCTGGGATTATATGGCGGCGGCCAGGGCAGGCCTTCTTCACGACCTGTTCCTCTATGACTGGCATACGGAGAAAAATCATATCCATGGTTTTACCCATCCAAGGGTGGCGATGGAAAATGCGAAAAAATATTTTGATATCACTCCTCATGAGCAGAACATCATATTGAGACATATGTGGCCTTTGACCCCGGTGCCGCCAAAAAGCCGGGAGGGTATAGTGATCGTTTACGCGGATAAATTCTGCGGGGTCAGTGAAATGTACGGCAGAGTGAAGCAGGCGGTGCTGCGGGCAGTACACGCGTAG
- a CDS encoding CarD family transcriptional regulator, with protein sequence MFQVGEYIVCDHNGVCRVLGVSEMPELKKGVLYYQLEPVYSKGSRIFVPVDSDKLVLRRISSADEVEALLDEIPSIETIWISNEKKREEEYREVARRYECREWVKIIKTIYLRKKSRRLEGKKITYIDEKYMKLAEDNLYGEISIPLHLTPDKVEKFIRERINKAAVLVKEE encoded by the coding sequence ATGTTTCAAGTGGGAGAATATATTGTCTGTGACCATAATGGAGTGTGCAGGGTATTGGGCGTTTCCGAAATGCCGGAGCTGAAAAAAGGGGTTCTGTATTATCAGCTGGAGCCGGTTTATTCCAAAGGCAGCCGGATTTTTGTCCCGGTGGACAGCGACAAGCTGGTGCTGAGGAGGATATCATCGGCAGATGAGGTGGAAGCGCTGCTTGATGAAATCCCTTCCATAGAGACCATTTGGATTTCCAATGAAAAAAAGCGGGAAGAAGAATACAGGGAGGTTGCCAGGAGATATGAATGCAGAGAATGGGTTAAGATTATCAAAACTATTTATCTGCGGAAAAAGAGCAGGCGGCTGGAAGGAAAAAAGATCACTTATATAGATGAAAAGTATATGAAGCTGGCGGAGGATAATCTGTATGGAGAGATCAGTATTCCTTTGCATCTCACACCGGACAAAGTGGAAAAATTCATCCGGGAGAGAATCAATAAGGCAGCGGTCCTGGTAAAAGAAGAATAG